tttgtaaacatataaaaaaatcaaaatatatgtttgtaatGTTTTAGGCAAGCACatagattataaatatttttagaatatttttgtgaccaaatatacacgttttaggaagttagagtatttcaaatatttttaaaatattttttaactgaAATTTCCTAAATTTTTGcaaaaatcaagttttcttaTCGGTAGAAAGCATTTTTTATACTGCGtagaacgaaaaaaaaaatctcataagcAAATTCTAGCTCATGTAACATCAAATTAATGTCTAGAtttcaatatataataaaagtagAAGTTGCATTCGACAAAAATGTAATTATCTTTACAATTAGTATAATTCACATTCTCCctatttagaattttaagtaATAGTAGATTATTcgttctaaaaaaagtagacGAACTTGTTTAATCTGGAATTCACTTTCAATTTATATAGTTTaagaattttgaaatatttcctcaaatagtataaatatgaaaaattataattatattttactatttttaaaatgttaaatttccaaaagtgattatttcaatataaaatataattcagCATCAAATAAGgcaaactaataaataaataattaaaacggaaatgactcaatatatatatatatatactaaatacttggaaatttaacaaaaaagtaacttaaataaaataaaatatacagaatACACGATTTTTAACTtgcaaaaacacaaaataaaatatactattcaaaataaaatttcaaaaagtgtattttcaaaataaattagaaattaaaatcaaaTGTATATTCTTTTATAATATCCAAATCAAAGAAATATAGGGTTAGAAGTGAATGAAGAATAACAATGAATGAAAACGAAAAACATCCGCGATGGAAATTAAATCATACAAGTTGAAGACAAAATccgatagaaaaaaaaatgtatcacaTCAGAAAATACCAAATATACTAGAAAATAATTCCAAACTACATGATCAATTATTCTAATCATTAGTCTGATTCAcctaatataacatataaaatttaagaagTTCTTTGTTGAGTTTTGTCgaagaaaatatttagagaacaatgtttataacataaattaaaaataaagagccTAAGAAAGCATGTCATATAAGTTAgttaagattttaaataaaatttataacaaagACTAACAATAATTAGCATAAAAGATAACATAAAAGAATAATAGAAGAAACAATCAATATgaattatcaatataaatatactatCTAAGTATTATAatcaacaaactaaaaacatacaaaattacaaattttgaacatttagaaaaaaagtCTCATGATTACAATTAATACGCTATCTAACACTTTTGTTATCTTATCGTCAGCATTTAgcaactagaaaaaaaaattatcaaaattatgtaATAGATTTCAaaagatcttaaaaatattcatgtaaactccaaaacaaataaatattaactattatgccaaaaaataaattataatatattgtaatacATTATAAAATCATACAAGCTTAACTACAATACAAATAATTTACTGAATCAAGTAGAAGATAAATCTAATGCTTTAGAttctcaatattattaattcaataaataaaaatgttacataacattatttaaattcattatatttactttactttttatattatcttacaaattctatttaatattaactaaagttcatcaaaaatatttatagtgattaaattttaaatctaaatattatattatcacacatatatatatataacaattacaCATTAATTGTAAAGTTTTTCTGATTATAAAGCAAAATTAGATATTATGCAGAGGGGGTCCTTATGCAGATAACTCAATCgtttatgttattcaaattaaatatatgtaaattgtatgataaaatattataatgtattAACAGTTTACATGCATCAagcaatttatataatattaaaagaaaaacaagttagttaaaaaaaattaggaatatgtttataaacataattattacatttataaatataaataactaaatagttGATAAGATGGTATAGTTAtacataaacataaataataaaatccgcaaatcatatttcaaaaaagaaattataaaaatcaattaaataattagtttaaaagttattataaaACTAGTCGCGGATAAAATCCAGTAATTACCAAAACTGGACTGGATTTAACTACTTTCCAAATCATGTAAGGGCTTAGTTGAGTTTTTAAATCTAAGCTCGATTTAGGAAAGTATCGATCCTAACAAATACATTAACAAATGTAATCTAGTAAATATACGAAAATATTCatctatttcttaaattttgaaatatttcctCAAATCGTATAATAAAGGCCTGATGACGTGACAGCACACGCATCTAGATTATTAGCCGTCCGATTATAAATATACGATCGATACATCCAAAGCTCAAACAGTGAAAGCGTTTAGGGCACGACGGGTACATGATATAAACATACACACTCGAGGACGATAACAAGAAAAAGATTCTCTCTCTCGCAACAAGAAGAAGCTCAATGGCTCCGACGATAAGAACCGTCGCAACCTACAACACTCACCAAGAACACACCGTTGATTTCTTCGGAAACGAGTTCACCGTCACCGTAACTCGCTTTTCCTCCGTCATCACCCGATGGATCAACAACGTCCAATACTACAACCGCTACTCCTCTCACCCTCTCGTCATCGGAGTCGGCGTTCAGTGGACACCGATTTATCTATGTGATAACTGTTACTACGCCGATCCTTACTACAACGCAGACCCGGAGGCAGACACTCTCCAGCTATGCGTGGGCACACGGTGCCTCGTCATCCAGCTGTCTCACTGCGACGATGTCCCCGACGAGCTACGCAGTTTTCTCACGGATCCGCAGACGGTTTACGTCGGTTTCTGGAACGGTCAAGACGCGGGGAAGCTGGCGAGGTCGAGACATGGGCTTGAGATCGAGGAGCTTCTTGATTTGAGGAACTATGTTCAAGATTCGGTAGGGTTTGGGATGAGTCGTTGTTCGTTTGAGGAGATGGTTGAGGAGTGTATGGGGTATCGAGGGGTGAGGCTTGATCGTGGGATTAGCATGAGTGATTGGAGTGCGTATGAGCTTGACCATGAGCAGATTCTTCAGGCTTCGGTGGATGCTTATGTTTGCTTTAAGCTTGGTGTCTTGGTTCGTCTATGGGAGTACTATGACTAgatgtttatgttttctttcaGCTTGgtgttgttttggttttgtctaTGGTTTCATATAACAATGTTTGCAACGATCCTTGTGGatggatgctaacgcaatgtgatttagAGATTGTTTTAAAAATGGTTTTGTCAACTAACTTCACATATAACATGGTAGTAGATAGAATGTTTTAATATCATTAACGAAGAAATCGTTTTTGAGTATTATAATCTCGTTTCACAGGCTTCGGTGGATGCTTATGTTTGCTTTAAGCTTGGTGTTTGGGTTCGTCTATGGGAGTACTGATTAAAGATTCATTCAACGAATCTTTCTCTTGTtaggaaggaaaaaaaaactgttattgGTTCGTAGTGTGACTTAAACTATGAGTgatgtttatattttctttcagCTTGgtgttgttttggttttgtctaTGGTTTCATATAACAACGTTTGCAATGATCCTTGTGGATGCTAACACAATGTGATTTAGAGTGTTTTAAAAACGGTTTTGTCAACTAActtcacatatatataatacGGTAGTAGATAGAATGTGTTAATATCATTAACGAAGAAATCGTTTTTGAGTATTATTATCTCGTTTTAGTTTCGTACAACTAAAATCTGATTACCTAACCAAACAGACTTGAGCATAAGGATATTTCTTCTTATGTAAATCATGTTATATGAATACTAACAGCTTCTCAAAATAACTGTTTtgtttacaaatattaatttaatatatagtgGTGTATTAGTCCATGAGTTACTTATTTGCCATATATCAGCTTTCAACTCCGTTAGGTAAGACGGTAAAGAGTAAATAGTCGATAATACTCAATTCAAACCAAACTGTATACTGAATCACTGATACAACACTGAACACACTTCAAGAACACATGGAAAACAAAAACTTGCGAAACCTTTTGAAAATCTCAGGGGACATATGACTCCAAGTTAAACCACATCTAAGCTGAAAAGATTTTGGTTTAGGTGGTAAGCTCCATGATAGCAGTGACAATATCTCCATCAGCAGACTTGAGAGCCTTCACAGCCTTTGGCCTAGTCACTCCTGCTTGCGTCATCACCAACTCAATATCCTTTGGCTCAACACCATCCTCGTCaacatcctcatcatcatcctgCACCACAGCGGCAGCGCTCGACGACGACTCACCCTTGATCACGTTGCTGAGATCCGGAGCCTTGAACTGCTCTGCGGCCTGCGACTGCATCTGCGAGCTCAAGTCTTCGATCTTGGCCTCTCCAAAGATGACGTAGGTGTCTGATGCTGGGCTCTTGAAGACATCGGGTTTAGAGATGACGAACATTATCTGTATCCCATAGCAATGTCCATCGTTAATACAGTATAAAGATTTAATgggcaaaaaagaagaagaagactaacGTTCTTGCTCTTTTTGACGGTGACACGGCTGACACCAGTGATGGGCTTCATCCCGAGCTTGAGCATGGCTTTACGACTCTTCTTCTCACTTCTGCTTTGTTTGGACTTGCCTCCTGCCTCTCCCTCTTGTCCTGTTTTCACCAATCACAACTCAGTATAATGAATCAACTAGAACACGAAGCTTCGCCAACAAGAAGTCTCGATGCATATGATTCTTCATACACTACagttaggtttttttttttttttaattataaatcaatCTTCCCCAAATCTAAAACTAACATAGGAGCTGTATTTTGTTAACATAGGGCTTACCCTccgcatcatcatcatcatcgtcggaGTCATCCTCATCGTTGTCATCAGCGTCCTCAACTTCAGGCTTATCAAGCTACACACATCAGTCCAAAGACCAAACAAATCAGACATTTGCAATGCTGAAGTGATTTGAAAACCGATTATTTAACAAATAGGATTCAGATCTAAAGCTGCATAGCTCTAATATTTACATATACGAAGCAAAACACTTAAGATCTGAGGTGAGTCTAGTTACAGATAGTAGAAAGAGAGAGTGAGAAGATAAGAAAAATTACATCGATCTTCTGTTCTTCCAATTTGGCGGCGAGGATCTCTTTCTCTTCGGTAGTCATGGTGATCTGTGTATCgaagtttagagagagagagagatgaagattcGTGAAACTGTGCCGAAACCTTAAAAccctagaagaagaagagaccaCGTCCAACTTTTAATTTGAATTTGGGCTTTGGGCTTTGGGCTTTGGGCTTTGGGCCTAATTGTATCTTCTTCTCTCCTCACCAGGATTGATAGATTCCATTGCTCTATGTTCGTTACATTATGTTAGGCATGGGCATAAAATCCATgatccgaaatccgaaccgaaccgaaaaatccgatCTATACCCAGttcgaaatataaaaaatatctgaatagATCCCGTAAAGTAGTACAAAGTATATCCAAACctgaagtgttattaaccgaacttGAATGGGTAAttcgaaaaaaccaaaaaatccaaaaaaatatccgaaaaaaacgttttgaatgttcaaactaatatacaatataattatataaaacatgaatatatacttcaaatattcaatttcatatttatatcaagtatctaacaataagtatttaaaatttaaataactactttaaatacttaattatatatacataagtatatatttcttatgttttgcttttaaattttagattttatttcagGAATATCGGAACTcatccgatataacccgaatccgaatgatatatggttattttatgggttctatgatgtgatacaaaaccgatccgaacccgatccgtacTTACAAATTTACTAGAATGGAACCTACGAAGTGTTATAAAAAAGAACTGAAATCCGAAAATCCGACCTGAAGATCCATTCTGTTATCTTTTCGGATTTAAATTTACATTCTGTTATGCTCTTCAT
The Brassica napus cultivar Da-Ae chromosome A1, Da-Ae, whole genome shotgun sequence DNA segment above includes these coding regions:
- the LOC106351941 gene encoding nascent polypeptide-associated complex subunit alpha-like protein 1 — encoded protein: MTTEEKEILAAKLEEQKIDLDKPEVEDADDNDEDDSDDDDDDAEGQEGEAGGKSKQSRSEKKSRKAMLKLGMKPITGVSRVTVKKSKNIMFVISKPDVFKSPASDTYVIFGEAKIEDLSSQMQSQAAEQFKAPDLSNVIKGESSSSAAAVVQDDDEDVDEDGVEPKDIELVMTQAGVTRPKAVKALKSADGDIVTAIMELTT
- the LOC106436930 gene encoding uncharacterized protein LOC106436930, whose translation is MAPTIRTVATYNTHQEHTVDFFGNEFTVTVTRFSSVITRWINNVQYYNRYSSHPLVIGVGVQWTPIYLCDNCYYADPYYNADPEADTLQLCVGTRCLVIQLSHCDDVPDELRSFLTDPQTVYVGFWNGQDAGKLARSRHGLEIEELLDLRNYVQDSVGFGMSRCSFEEMVEECMGYRGVRLDRGISMSDWSAYELDHEQILQASVDAYVCFKLGVWVRLWEY